DNA sequence from the Brevundimonas sp. NIBR10 genome:
ATGTATCTCACGTCCTGCTGAACCAACTTCAGTGCGGCGCCGGCGCGATCAAGAGGACTCGTTTGCGCGGTAGCGATGCGGCCGGCCTCACGCTTGATCGGAGAATCGGCGTCAAGCGTTGCGGCTCTCCCGTAGAGGGGCGCGAAATGCCGCGAAAGAGCCGGCCAGTCGGCGAAGTCCGTATATTCGACAGCGCGTTGCCAGTGATAGCGCGCCGGTGCGTCTCTCGGCGGCGACAGGCCGGCCGGATTGTCGAAGCGAAAGTCGATTGCGCGTTCGCCCGCCGTCATCGCCGCCGTCATGTCGTCGGTCATTTTCAAGTTGGGCTCGTGACCCTGGTCCCAGCTTAATCCAAGGCGGTACCGGCCCGGCGACGGATTGGGCGTGAGCGCTAGAAGACCTGCTTCGTAGCGCCCTAGCGTGGGGTCGTTCGCGAAACTGGTGAGGTTCACCTCCAACTCGTCGCCCACTCGAAGGTCGGGGATGCGAAGGATCGCCGTCAGCGTCCCATCGAGCTTCGCCATTTCCAACTGGTCTTCGCGTCGTAATATCTCGAAGGATGAGTCCTTCAGAACATCGATGACCTGATTATCGCGGAACAGCTTGATCTCGTGAACGATCGGCGCATCGGAACTAGGGTTCCATGCTATCGATATGTTACCAAGCTGAAGCGCGCTCGCTTGTAATATTTTGACGTGATATCCAAAGTACTGCGCCTGACCTTGCTGGCTCAGGTGTATTTCCATGTCCTGGCGACGGATGAACACCGGGCCGCTGACGTTTTCTGGTATCAAGAGGGGTGTCGACGGTGTAGCCCATGCGGGAGCGGGGCCTCGAAGAACTTGTTCGGACTGCGCGTATGCAGAACTTGCGACAAAAATAGACGCCAAGATTGTTGCTGAAACACGCACCGCTTTTCCCCGCTCCGCTTCGCGCCATTGTGGCGCAAGCGCCACCACTTTCAAATGGCGCTTGCCGCCTGCGCAAGCAAAAGTAGTTGCGTAGGTTCGATGAGACGCAGATCGCTCGCGATATCCGCTGTCCAGCCTAAGGTCGAATAACTGGTTTCGGCTGGCGACCTGGTTTCCGCTACCCCCCCCCCAGAGCGGGCCTTTCGAGCGTCCGCTTTCGGGAGACGAACGCGTCTTTCGACACCCCGGGAAGGGATTGGCCGTTTCCGAAGGCCACGTCCAAATCCGCCTCCACGCTCCTGCTCGGGAACCGAACGACCCCGTCCGCGCTTTGGCGGGTCCACGAGCGGCCCATCATGTCTTATCCCTATCCCGAGACTCTCCCGTCCAAGGCCTTTGACGCGCCCCGGATCCAGCTGGCGGGCACCGTCGACTACGCCATGTACGACAGCTTCCGCCGCCAGTTCGCCATGGTCCCCAACGAGGGGCTGGTGATCATCGAGCTGTCGACCCTGGGCGGCGATCCCGAGGTGGCGCGGATGATGGGCGAGGACGTGCGGTTCCATACCGAGATCACGCCCGGCCGCCGGCTGGTCTTCCTGGGCAAGGCGGCGATCTATTCTGCGGGCGCGACCTTCATGAGCTTCTTCGCCACGCCGAACCGCTATCTGACGCGTGGCACCCGGCTGATGATTCACGAGCGCAAGATGAACCGGACGCTCCAGGTCCAGGGCCCCCTGACCACCTGCATCGCCTCCATCAAGGCCGTACTGCATGAGATCGAGCATTCGATCACCATCCAGAACGAGGGGTTCGAGAACCTGGTGCGGGGCTCCCAGATCACGATGGACGAGGTCCTCGAACGCGCGCCGGCGAACTGGTATCTGGAGGCTCAGGAAGCCAAGGCGCTGGGGATCATCCACGGCGTCATCTGATCCCGGACGGCCGCATGATCCTGTATTCCCACCCCTTCTCGTCCTACTGCCAGAAGGCGATCATCGCCCTGTACGAGAACGACACCCCGTACGAGGCGCGGCTGCTGTCGGACGGGGAGTCCATGGCGGCGCTGGAGGCGATCTGGCCGCGTCGGCAGTTTCCGGTGCTCGAGGACGGCGGGCGCGTGATCCCCGAGGCCACCTCGATCATCGAACATCTGGCCGTGCATCATCCGGGGCCGGTGGCCCTGATCCCGTCCGATCCGGCTGCCGCCGTCGAGGTGCGGATGATGGACCGGATCTTCGACAACCACGTGTCCAGCGCCCAGCAGCGGATCATCTACAACGCCATTCGCCCCGAGGCCGAGCGCGACGCCCGGATCGACAGCGAGGCCCGCACGGCGCTGGACCAGATCTATCCCTGGCTGGACGCCCGTGTGGCGGGCCGGGAATGGGCGACGGATTACGGTTTCAGCCTGGCCGACTGCGCGGCGGCACCGGCCCTGTTCTACGCCGACTGGACCCATGCGATCCCCGACGATCTGATCCACCTGAAGACCTATCGCGCGCGGTTGCTGGCCCGACCTTCCATGGCGCGGGCGGTGGACGAAGCTCGGCCCTATCGCGACTATTTTCCGCTCGGCGCGCCCGATCGGGATTGAGGAAGGAATTTATTCCTCAGTGGGCCTTGTCAAAGCGTTCCGGCGCACCACCTCTCGCACGGTCTTTGACATGTCGAGATGAGCACACTTGGCCCCGGCAACCGCGCAGCCTGGCGGTCGGTCCGGCGCAGGTCACCTAAGCTGTTGAATTCACGTACGGCGATTGGCGGTTTGGAGCTTTGGCGGCCTGTTTTTCGACCGCTACCGCCACCGATCAACTCGGGTCCGGTTCCCCGTCCCTGAACCGCCACTTCATGATCAGCACCCCCAGGGCCATGACGAAGGCACAGGCGTTGGAGACTACGATCGGCCAGGCCGAGGTCAGAACCCCGTAGGCCACCCACAGCACGAAACAGGTCACGGTCAGGGAATAGGTCCGCAAGCTGACCGAGGATGCATCCCGCTCCTTCCAGATCTTGATCATCTGGGGTGCGAAGCTGACGATGGAGCACAGGGCGGCGGCCGTGCCGACGACGTTGGCGATCAGGTCGCTCATTTCGCGGCCGAGGGCTTGCGGGTCTTGCGTTCGGCGGCCGGGGTCGCGGCCCTGGGCTGGGCCGCCTCGATGTCCTCGGCGCGGACGGCGGGCCTGCCCTTGATCGGCCGGGCCGGCTTGCCCGCCTGGACGTCCAGGCCGCGCTTCTCGACCTCCTCCAGAATCTTGTCGAGCTCGCGCTCGGTCAGGTGCTCGATGCCGATGAACCGCGCGTCGGCCTTCGTCACCGCATAGACCAGCTCATCCAGCTTGGCCTGCATGGCCGCGCCGTCGCGGTTCTGGGTGTTCTGGATCAGGAACACCATCAGGAAGGTGATTATGGTCGTGCCGGTGTTGATGACCAGTTGCCAGGTCTCGCTGAACTTGAAGATCGGCCCCGACACCGCCCAGACCACCACGATCCCCAGACAGGCGATGAAGGTCCACGGCTTGCCCGCGATCTTGGCCGTCAGGGTGGCGAAACGGACGAACAGCTTTTCCATGCGGCCCTAACGGCACCGCTTGCCGACGGTTCCGGACCGAAATTCCCTATCCCGGAGCGGGACAAGGATCCTCGTTTCAGACCGGCTTCATCTCGATGACCTGCGGCGCAGGCTCCGGCGCGACGGGAGCCGGTGCGGGTCGGGCCGGCGGGGCCGAGGCGGGGACGTCGCGGCGGCTTTGCAGGACGCGGCCCTGGAAATAGGCACCGACGTCGATCGACAGCTGCTCCGCCGTGATGTCGCCGTCCAGATAGGCCGTCGAGATCAGCTTGACCTGTTTGCCGGTGACAGCGCCGACGATGCGGCCACGGACTTCGAGATAGTCGGCCGAGACATTGCCCTCGATCGCGCCGGTCTCGCCGACGATCAGACGGCCGACGCGGACGTCACCCTTGATGGCGCCGTCGACCTGGAGATCGCCGGCACCCGAAATGACACCCTCGAAGCTGAGGTCCGACGACAGGGTCGACAGACCGCGCGACGACGCCACCGGCGACGGGGCCGGGGTCGGCGCGCTGGCCGAACGGCCGGCGCTCGGCAGGTCGGGCAGGGGCGGGATCGGTTGGGCGGCGGGGCGGGGGGTGTTAGTTTTGTTGAACAAGCTGGTCTCCTGCTCTGAGGAAGCGGGCGGGATTCTGGGGGCGGCCGTCCACCCACACTTCATAGTGCAGATGCACGCCGGTGGAACGGCCCGTGGTCCCCATGCCGCCGATCCGTTGGCCGAGCGCGATCGGCTGGCCGGTGGCGACGGCGATGGAGTTCAGATGGGCGAAGCGGGTCTTGAAGCCGTGACCGTGGTCTATTTCAACGGTGTTGCCATACCCTGAACGTACGCCGGTAAAAGACACGACGCCCGGTGCTGTCGCCGAAATCGGCGTGTTCAAGGGCGCAGCAAAGTCCTGACCCTGATGCAGGGCGGGCCGGCCGTTGAACGGATCGAACCGTACGCCGAAACCCGAGGTGGTCCGCGCACCGGTCGGCTTGTTGAACGGCATGCTCTGCGCGACATCGGCCAGCTGGCGCATTTCGCTGAGGTTGTCGGCGGCGTTGCGGATGCGGATGGCGAAGGGCTCATCGACGTCCAGGATGGCGGCCAGGGCACTGGGATCCTTGGCCTCGACCAGCGGCCCCCCCAAGGACGATCCGCGCGAGACATAGGCCGCCGGGTTCAGCCCCGCGAGCCGGAAGGCCAGGCGCAGCCGTTCTGCGCGGTTCTGGGCGAAAGTCTGGGCCCGGGCGATCAGCCGGTCCTGATCCAGCCGCACGGCCATGATGCGTTGAACGGGAGTGGTGGTCGCCGGATTCAGGGCCCTGGCAGGACGCAGCGCCGCCTGTGAACCTGGGACGCCCTGGAAGGTGCTCATCACCCCGGTGAGGGCCGCATGTCGGCGCTCGACCATCTCGGCCATTTCGTCGAGTGAGCCGTTGGTGGCCGACATCCGAACGACAGCGGTTTCGAGGCGGGCCTGAAGGTCTGCGTTGACGCGTTCCGACGCGGCGCGAGCGCGGGCGACGTCACTGTCGGCCTGGCTGCGGGCGATCACATCGAACAGGAAGCCGCCGGATGCCACAAGGGTCCACGCCGCAAAAACCACGGCCACAGCCGCGATCAGGGCCTGACGGCCGCCGGTCAAAACATAGCCCCGGACCTCGCCGTGGCTACGCAAATAGAGATGACGCTCCGGAAAAAAGCGATCCAGAAGGGACCGCCTGACCGCCCCTTGTTCGTCTTGCATATGAACACGCCCCCACGTTCCAGAGGCACTAAACCGTACGCTGACGCTTACGGCAATGGCGTTCACGCTTTGTTAATCATGATTGTGCGCCGCACACCCAAAAACGAATCTGGATACGGTAAAGTTTCGCCTGACAGGGGTAATGACAAGTCTGTCGAGGTCGCATCCCGGCGAACTTTATACTGAGGTCGGCGTGGTCAGAGCGTTCGCGCGGCGTCCAGCACCGCCTGAGCGTGGCCCTTGACCGCGACCTTGCGCCAGGTTTCGCGAACGACCCCGGTCGCATCGATCAGGAAGGTGGCGCGCTCAATCCCCATATAGACGCGACCGTAAAGCTTCTTTTCTCCCCACACTCCAAAGGCTTCGGTGACCGAGCCTTCGTCGTCGGAGGCGAGGACCACCCCCAGCTCGCGTTTGGTCTTGAACCGGTCCAGCGCCCTTACCGCATCGCGGGAGACGCCGATGACGACGGTGTTCGCGGCGGCGAAATCATCAGCCAGTGCCGTGAAATCCTGCGCTTCCGTGGTGCAGCCCGGGGTGTCGGCCTTGGGATAGAAATAGAGCACGACCGTCTTGCCCTTCAGGTCGGCGCTGTTGATGCGCGCACCGCCGTCGGTGGGCATGTCGAAGGCGGGCGCTGGGGAGCCGGGTACGATGGTCATTCTGTCCTCCGGGTCAGACGGGCCTGACGAGTACGATCTTCTTCTTGCCCGCGGCTAGTTTGATGACGCCCTCGGCGCTCACGTCGCCAGCCTCGATCAGCCGTGCGCCGTCGGAGATCGCCTCATCGTTCAGGCGCAAGCCCCCGCCCTGAGCCAGACGACGGGCCTCGCCGTTGGAGGCGGTCAGGCCGGCTTTGGTGGTCACGGCTGCGATCATGGCCCCGATGACCTCGGCCGACGGGAGTTCGACGGTCGGCAGGTCGGCGGATACCGTGCCGCGCTCGAACGCGCCTTCCGCCGCCGCGCGGGCCTTGGCCGCCTCGTCAGAGCCATGCAGCATCGTGGTCGCGGCGTCGGCGAGCGCCTTCTTGGCCTCGTTGATCTCGGCACCCTGCTTCGCTTCCCAGACGGCAATCTCGTCCAGCGACAGGTCGGTGAACAGCTTCATGAAGCGGCCGACGTCGCCGTCCTCGGCGTTCCTCCAGAACTGCCAGTAGTCGTAGGGGCTCAGCTGTTCGGCGTTCAGCCAGACGGCCCCTTGCGCGGTCTTGCCCATCTTGCCGCCAGACGCGGTGGTGAGCAGGGGGGTGGTCAGGCCGAAGGCGGCCTTCTGATCCACGCGACGGACCAGGTCGACGCCCGAGACGATATTGCCCCACTGATCCGAGCCGCCCATCTGCAAGGTCACGTTCTGGCGGCGGTTGAGCTCCAGGAAGTCCACCGACTGCATCAGCATGTAGTTGAACTCGAGGAAGCTCATCGGCTGTTCGCGTTCCAGACGCAGCTTGACGGAGTCGAAGGCCAGCATTCGATTCACGGTGAAATGAGTGCCGTAGTCGCGCAGGAATTCGATGTAGCCGTATTTCGACAGCCATTCGTCGTTGTCGATCAGGATGGCGTCTGTCGGGCCGTCGCCGAAGGTCAGGAATTTCTCGAACACCGTCCTGATGGTGGCGATGTTGGACCGGATCGTCTCCTCGGTCAGTTGGGGGCGCGAGGCGTCCTTGCCGGTCGGATCGCCGACCTTGGTCGTGCCGCCGCCCATGATGACGACGGGCCGCCCGCCCGCCTGCTGGAGCCGGCGCAGCATCATCACGGAAATCAGGTTGCCGACGTGCAGGCTCGGCGCTGTGGCGTCGAAACCGACGTAACCCGAGACGATCCCGTCCTTGGCCGCCGCGTCGAGCTCGGCCGGGTGGGTGATCTGGTGGATGTATCCGCGGGCCTGAAGCGTTGTCAGGAAGTCGGACTTGAAGGTCGGGTCGGTCATGGGGCGTTCCGTTAGCAGGGAGGCCAGCGGGCGTCATCCGTTTCCGGGTGGGTCGCGCCGCCAGCGTGGGCGGCGCGTGAGTTCGCAGCCGCTCGCTAGCTCAGCGAGCGGTAGTACAGGCAGGTGATGGCGCGGGTTGCGATCATGGTCAGTGCGTAGCTTCAGGCGTTGACCCGCGTCAAGGTCGGGGTATCGAGGGGGATGGCCGTTACCTTGATCCACCATCCCAGCACGCCAGGGTCTCCGGTCGAGCACATCGACGTAGATCTCCGTCGCGAAGGCAACCGGCTCCGGCTGACCTACCGTCTCCGAGGCGAGACGGCCCGGATCCGTTGGCCCCGTCAAGTCGGCCCCGTCATGATCGAGAGCTTGTCCAGCGCGGGCCGAGGGGATGAGCTTTGGAAGCATACCTGCTTCGAGCTGTTCATCAGCACCGACGATGGCTATCGCGAATTCAACTTCGCAACTTCGGGTCAGTGGGCATCCTACAGCTTCAGCGGCTATCGACAGGGGATGATACCGGCGAAAGAGGAGGCTTGGCTGGTCTGCCTTGAAGGTCGCGGCAGCTATCAAGATCTGGGCTTCGTCGTTGATCTGCCGCCCTCCGCCGATCGGATCGGCCTTTCGGCAGTCATCGAAACCATCGACGGGGCGAAGACCTATTGGGCGTTGGCGCATCCTTCGGATAAGCCGGACTTTCATCATCCCGACTCCTTCGTTCTGGACCTTCCATGAAGACCGGCCTCGATCGCCTGCTGTCCGACCCGGCCCTGCGCGCCGATCTCGAGGGACGGCGCGTCGCCTTGCTGGCCCATCCGGCCTCCGCGACCGAGGACCTGACCCATGCCGTGGACGCGCTGGCGGCACTTCCCGGCATCCGGCTCACGGCCGCCTTCGGGCCCCAGCACGGGATGAAGGGCGACCTTCAGGACAATATGATGGAGAGCCCCGACGAAACCGATCCGGTTCACGGCATCCCCGTCTTCAGCCTGTACGGCGAGGTGCGTCGGCCGACCGACGCCTCGATGCAGACCTTCGACGTCATCCTGATCGATCTCCAGGACGTGGGCTGCCGCATCTACACCTTCATCACGACCCTGCTTTACGTGCTGGAGGCGGCGGCCGAGCACCACAAGGCGGTCTGGGTGCTGGACCGGCCCAATCCGGCGGGGCGACCGGTCGAGGGCACGACCCTGCGGCCCGGCTGGGAGAGTTTCGTCGGCGCGGGGCCGATGCCGATGCGGCACGGGATGACCCTGGGGGAGCTGGGGCACTGGTTCATCGACCATTTCAAGCTGGACGTGCCCGAATACAAGGTCGTCGAGATGGAGGGCTGGGCACCCGACTTCGGGCCGGGATTCGGCTGGCCGTTGAACGAACGGTCCTGGGTCAACCCCAGCCCGAACGCCCCCAATGTGTCGATGACGCGGGCCTATGCCGGAACGGTGATGCTGGAGGGGGCGACCCTGTCGGAGGGGCGGGGCACGACCCGGCCGCTGGAGCTGTTCGGGGCCCCCGACATCGACGCCCGCGCCGTGATCGCCGAGATGCAACGGATCGCGCCGGACTGGCTGAAAGGGTGTATCCTGCGCGACTGCTGGTTCCAGCCGACCTTCCACAAGCACGTCGGCCAGCTGTGCAGCGGGGTCCAGATCCATGTGGACGGGCCGTTCTATGACCACGACGCCTTCCGGCCCTGGCGGGTGCAGGCGGCGGGGTTCAAGGCGATCCGGAACCTGTATCCCGATTACGACCTGTGGCGGGATTTTCCGTATGAGTATGCGTTCGGGAAACTGCCGATCGACGTGATCAACGGCTCGCCGATCCTGCGGGAATGGGTCGATGACCGGTCGGCAACGGCGGCTGATCTGGACGCGCTGGCGACGCCTGACGAGGCGGCATGGGTCGAGACCCGGAAGCCTTTCCTGCTCTATTAGGCCGCCCAGCCCGTTGCCGCAGCTCCCGCTTCGTGGCGGTGACGCTCTGAAAACAGGCCGCCAAACCGCCAAACCGCCAAGTCCGTGTAAGAAAAATCAATGACTTGAGCCAGGGGTGGAACGGGCACCGCCAAGCGCGGTGGTTTCCATTGGCCGACACCACGGGGTTGCAGCCTGCACTTTTCAAAGACTCGAAAGGGCAGTTGGTGGCGATGCCACCCAAGCGCAGGGGGTTGAGAGGAATATAAGCCTATTTCTCGCAAGCCTTGCGCCGAACGCGCCAATCAGGCCGGTTCGGCTTCCAGCCGCTTGTCCAGATACAGGCCGACCCGGCGGTCCACGGCGTCGATGTGATTCTGCCAGAAGTGGCTGGCACCTTCTTCCAGTTCGTAATCGATGACGATCCCTTTTTGGGTCCGCAGCTTGTTGACGACGCGCTCGACCTCGACCGGCGGGACGATGGTGTCGGCGGTGCCGTGCAGGAACAGGCCCGAGGCCGGGCAGGGGGCCAGGAAGCTGAAATCGTACATGTTCGACGGTGGCGAGACCGAGATGAAGCCGTCCGTTTCCGGGCGCCGCATCAGAAGCTGCATGCCGATATAGGCCCCGAACTGATAGCCGCCGACCCAGGTCTGGGTCGCCGCCGGGTTGTTGGACTGGAGCCAGTCCAGGGCGGTGGCCGCGTCGGCCAGCTCGCCGATTCCTGAGTCGAACTCACCCTGGGACTTGCCCACACCGCGCGAATTGTAGCGCAGGGTGGCGAAGCCGCGCTTCTGGAACAGCTGGTACAGGGTCACCGCGACCGGGTTGTTCATATGCCCGCCCGCCTTGGGGTGGGGGTGCAGGATCAGGGCGATGGGGGCGTTGGCGCGCTTGCCGGGGGAGTAGCGACCCTCGATACGACCAGAGGCGCCGGGCAGGATGACTTCAGGCATGGGGCTCGAATAATCCGTTCAATCGTCGTTTCGCGGCCGGGCAATACTTGACCGTGGCGGTGGGACTTTATAAGTCCAGCCAGCGCACAGCGGCCTTCCTTAAAGGCGCGGCTCTTAGCACAGGGCCCCTGAAAAGCGCGAGATTTTTGAGTAGGTGCGATGCGTCTGTCGACCAAGGGACGATACGCCGTGATGGCGATGGCCGATCTGGCCAAGAACGGGCTGGGCTCGGACGGGTCCGCACGGGCGGTGTCGCTGGCCGAGATTGCCACGCGCCAAGAGATTTCCCTGAGCTATCTGGAGCAGCTTTTTGCCCGTCTGAGGAAGGGCGGGCTGGTCAAGAGCGTGCGCGGGCCGGGCGGTGGTTACCGTCTGGCCAAGGCGCCGCAGGAAACCGTGGTGTCCGAGATCGTGCTGGCCGTCGATGAGCCGATCCGGGCGACGCGGTGCGCTTCCCACTCCTCGCCCAAGGGCTGCATGATGGCCGGCGAACGGTGCATCACCCACAATCTGTGGGAAGACCTGGGCGACGAGATACATCGCTATCTGGCGGGAGTGTCGCTGGAAGACGTGGTGATGAACCGCACCGGCGCGCGCCGCCGGGCCACTCAAGCTGAAGTGGGAGTGGCGGCGTGAGTGCGGTCCTGACCTTCATGCTTATGGCCGCGTTGGGCGACCCGGCCCGAAACATCACCCCGTGCGATGATCTTCGTGAAATTCCTCTCGGCACAGCGGTGATTGTCGAGGGGCGATACCTCACTGATTTCATGCACGGCGAAGGCTTAGTCGCCCCTGATTGCTTGGTGCCCATTGCGCTCGGGCCAAGGGCAGAGGGGCCTCTGGCTGACCGGTTCCTTGATGCGACGTGGCGGAAGCGACCCTATCCTTGGAGAGACAGTGGCGGGGTGAACCTCCGAATTAAGGGGGTGCTCGAAATGGAGGCCGACGGGCATCTCGGGCTTCCGCCTCAGCCGTTCATCCGTGTCGAAGAACTGCTGGCCGTCACGGGTGATGAAGGACACGGCCAATGAGCGTCTATCTCGACTACAACGCCTCCGCCCTCGTCCGGCCTGAAGTGCAGGACGTGATGGCCAAGGCCCTCGCCGACAACGGCAATCCGTCGGCCGTGCATGCGGCCGGCAGGCGGGCGCGGGCGCGGATCGAGACGGCGCGTGCGCTGGTGGCCGATCTGGTCGGTGCCGATCCGACGGCGGTGGTCTTTACCTCCGGCGGGACCGAAGCGAATGCGCAGGGCCTCGCCAGTGCGCTGGCGGCCGGGTGCGAGCGAATGATCGTCTGCGCCACCGAACATCCCTGCATCGCCGAGGCGGCCATCGCCACGGGCAAGCCGGTCAAGGTGCTGCCGGTCGATGGGCGGGGTGTGATCGACCTGAAGACGCTGGCCGAGCTTCTGGCCAGACCGGGCCGGGCTGTGGTGGCGATCCATCATGCGAACAACGAAAGCGGCGTGATCCAGCCGATCGCCGAGGCGGCGCGTCTGGTCCGAGCGGCGAAGGGCTGGCTGCATGTCGATGCGATCCAGTCGGCGGGCAAGATCACGGTGGATATCCGCGTGCTCGGTGCCGATAGCCTGACCCTGTCCGCGCACAAGCTGGGCGGACCGCAAGGCGTCGGCGCGCTGGTGATGCGCGAGGGGTTGGCGGCCGCGAAGATTCTGCACGGTGCCGGCCAGGAACGCGGCCTGCGCGCCGGCACCGAGAACACGCCCGGCATCGTCGGCTTCGGCGTGGCGGCGGACAGCGCGCGCAGCGGTCTGGCCGGCGTCGAGGCGCATCGGGTCTGGCGCGATGCTGCCGAGGCGGTCGTGAAGGCTGCCGGGGCGACGATCGTGGGGGAGGGCGCGCCGCGCCTGCCCAACACCCTGTTTCTGGCTGTCAGCGACTGGGACAGCCCGCGTCAGCTGATCACGCTCGATCTGTCGGGCGTGATGGTTTCGGGCGGATCGGCCTGTAACTCGGGCAAGACCAAGCCATCGCGGACCATATTGGCGACGGGGCGGATCGACCTTGCGTCCGGGGGGCTGAGGGCGTCCGGGGGCTGGGGCACGACGGAACAGGACTGGCACAGGTTCGCCGACGCCTGGGCCGCCGCCTATGTCGCGCAGCGGGCGCGTAAGAATGAAAGGCAGGTCGCCTGATGGCCGCCGTCCAGGAAACCATCGACGCCGTCGCCGCGCTGGAAAAGTACGAGCACGGCTTCACGTCCGACATCGACACGGAATATGCGCCGCGCGGGCTGAACGCCGATATCGTGCGTTTCATTTCGGAGAAGAAGGGCGAGCCGGAGTGGATGCTGGAATGGCGCCTCGCCGCCTATGAACGCTGGCTGGCGATGGAGGAGCCGACCTGGGCCTCGGTGAAATACGAGCCGGTCGATTACCAGTCGCTGTTCTATTACGCCGCGCCCAGGAAGAAGGATGGGCCGAAGTCTCTGGACGAGGTCGATCCGGAGATCCTGGCCATCTATGCCAAGCTGGGCATTCCGCTGGGTGAGCAGGCGGTGCTGGCGGGTGTCGAGGGCGCGCCGCGATACGCGGTGGATGCGGTGTTCGACAGCGTGTCGGTGGTCACGACCTTCAAGGCCGAGCTGGCGAAAGTGGGCGTGATCTTCATGCCGATCTCGGAGGCGCTGCGGGAATATCCCGATCTGGTGCGGCAATATCTGGGGTCGGTGGTGCCGGTGTCGGACAACTATTTCGCGGCGCTGAACAGCGCGGTGTTTTCGGACGGATCGTTCGTCTACATCCCGCCGGGCGTGCGCTGCCCGATGGAGCTGTCGACCTATTTCCGCATCAACGCGAGCCAGACGGGTCAGTTCGAGCGGACCCTGATCATCGCCGACAAGGGCAGCTATTGCTCCTATCTGGAGGGCTGTACCGCCCCGATGCGCGACGAGAACCAGCTGCATGCGGCGGTGGTCGAGCTGGTCGTGCTGGACGACGCCGAGATCAAATATTCGACGGTGCAGAACTGGTATCCCGGCGACGCGGAAGGGCGGGGCGGCATCTACAACTTCGTCACCAAGCGCGCCGATTGCCGGGGCGATCGGTCGAAGGTGTCGTGGACCCAGGTCGAGACCGGCTCGGCCGTCACCTGGAAATACCCGTCCTGCGTCCTGCGCGGCGAGGAGAGCTCGGGCGAATTCTATTCGATCGCCATCACCAACGGACATCAGCAGGCCGACACCGGCACCAAGATGATCCATCTGGGCAAGAACTCGAAGAGCCGGATCATCGCCAAGGCGGTCTCGGCGGGCAAGTCGGACTCGACCTATCGCGGTCTGGTCTCGGTGCATCCGAAGGCGACGGGGGTGAGGAACTTCACACAGTGCGATTCCTTGCTGATCGGGTCGGAGTGCGGCTCTCACACCGTCCCCTATATCGAGGCCCGCAATGGCTCGGCCCAGCTGGAGCACGAGGCGACGACGACGCGCCTGTCGGACGACCAGCTGTTCTACGCCCAGCAGCGCGGGCTGTCGCAGGAGGAGGCCGTGGCCCTTCTGGTCAACGGCTTCGTCCGCGACGTGATGCAGAAGCTGCCGATGGAGTTCGCCGTCGAGGCACAGAAGCTGGTGGCGATCTCGCTGGAAGGGAGCGTGGGGTGAGGGGCGTTCTCATTGCTGCCGTTGCGCTTATGAGTAC
Encoded proteins:
- a CDS encoding ATP-dependent Clp protease proteolytic subunit, with the translated sequence MSYPYPETLPSKAFDAPRIQLAGTVDYAMYDSFRRQFAMVPNEGLVIIELSTLGGDPEVARMMGEDVRFHTEITPGRRLVFLGKAAIYSAGATFMSFFATPNRYLTRGTRLMIHERKMNRTLQVQGPLTTCIASIKAVLHEIEHSITIQNEGFENLVRGSQITMDEVLERAPANWYLEAQEAKALGIIHGVI
- a CDS encoding SemiSWEET transporter, which produces MSDLIANVVGTAAALCSIVSFAPQMIKIWKERDASSVSLRTYSLTVTCFVLWVAYGVLTSAWPIVVSNACAFVMALGVLIMKWRFRDGEPDPS
- a CDS encoding low affinity iron permease family protein, producing MEKLFVRFATLTAKIAGKPWTFIACLGIVVVWAVSGPIFKFSETWQLVINTGTTIITFLMVFLIQNTQNRDGAAMQAKLDELVYAVTKADARFIGIEHLTERELDKILEEVEKRGLDVQAGKPARPIKGRPAVRAEDIEAAQPRAATPAAERKTRKPSAAK
- a CDS encoding M23 family metallopeptidase, with translation MQDEQGAVRRSLLDRFFPERHLYLRSHGEVRGYVLTGGRQALIAAVAVVFAAWTLVASGGFLFDVIARSQADSDVARARAASERVNADLQARLETAVVRMSATNGSLDEMAEMVERRHAALTGVMSTFQGVPGSQAALRPARALNPATTTPVQRIMAVRLDQDRLIARAQTFAQNRAERLRLAFRLAGLNPAAYVSRGSSLGGPLVEAKDPSALAAILDVDEPFAIRIRNAADNLSEMRQLADVAQSMPFNKPTGARTTSGFGVRFDPFNGRPALHQGQDFAAPLNTPISATAPGVVSFTGVRSGYGNTVEIDHGHGFKTRFAHLNSIAVATGQPIALGQRIGGMGTTGRSTGVHLHYEVWVDGRPQNPARFLRAGDQLVQQN
- a CDS encoding glutathione S-transferase family protein, which gives rise to MILYSHPFSSYCQKAIIALYENDTPYEARLLSDGESMAALEAIWPRRQFPVLEDGGRVIPEATSIIEHLAVHHPGPVALIPSDPAAAVEVRMMDRIFDNHVSSAQQRIIYNAIRPEAERDARIDSEARTALDQIYPWLDARVAGREWATDYGFSLADCAAAPALFYADWTHAIPDDLIHLKTYRARLLARPSMARAVDEARPYRDYFPLGAPDRD
- a CDS encoding polymer-forming cytoskeletal protein, translated to MFNKTNTPRPAAQPIPPLPDLPSAGRSASAPTPAPSPVASSRGLSTLSSDLSFEGVISGAGDLQVDGAIKGDVRVGRLIVGETGAIEGNVSADYLEVRGRIVGAVTGKQVKLISTAYLDGDITAEQLSIDVGAYFQGRVLQSRRDVPASAPPARPAPAPVAPEPAPQVIEMKPV
- the tyrS gene encoding tyrosine--tRNA ligase, giving the protein MTDPTFKSDFLTTLQARGYIHQITHPAELDAAAKDGIVSGYVGFDATAPSLHVGNLISVMMLRRLQQAGGRPVVIMGGGTTKVGDPTGKDASRPQLTEETIRSNIATIRTVFEKFLTFGDGPTDAILIDNDEWLSKYGYIEFLRDYGTHFTVNRMLAFDSVKLRLEREQPMSFLEFNYMLMQSVDFLELNRRQNVTLQMGGSDQWGNIVSGVDLVRRVDQKAAFGLTTPLLTTASGGKMGKTAQGAVWLNAEQLSPYDYWQFWRNAEDGDVGRFMKLFTDLSLDEIAVWEAKQGAEINEAKKALADAATTMLHGSDEAAKARAAAEGAFERGTVSADLPTVELPSAEVIGAMIAAVTTKAGLTASNGEARRLAQGGGLRLNDEAISDGARLIEAGDVSAEGVIKLAAGKKKIVLVRPV
- the bcp gene encoding thioredoxin-dependent thiol peroxidase, with the translated sequence MTIVPGSPAPAFDMPTDGGARINSADLKGKTVVLYFYPKADTPGCTTEAQDFTALADDFAAANTVVIGVSRDAVRALDRFKTKRELGVVLASDDEGSVTEAFGVWGEKKLYGRVYMGIERATFLIDATGVVRETWRKVAVKGHAQAVLDAARTL